Part of the Vigna radiata var. radiata cultivar VC1973A chromosome 11, Vradiata_ver6, whole genome shotgun sequence genome is shown below.
TGACCACTTTAGCAGATTTAGGCCAAACAACTATTGCATCCTTCTTTAAAGCTTTATACTTAGccctttttttatttgcatatgCTTCTATTTGGAGAGATTATAAATCACCTtttcttcttggtctttaagcATAATCACCCCATAATAGACACTTATGACCACTTTGGCCATTTTCATGAACGACCTTCCAAGAATCACTAGGATCCTATCATCCTCCTTCATCTCTATCACcacaaaatcaaccaagaatTCAAGGCTTTCAATGCGAATCACCACATCCTCCACCACATCATAAAGTTTCTTTGATGATCCATCCACCACAACCGAGGAAATATTTGTTAGCTTCAATGTCagaccaccaatctttttcagcatagataggggcatcaaattaatacttGACCTTGAATCAAGTAAAGCTTTCCCTATCTTCACATTCCCAATGGTGCAAGGAATTGTAAGGcctcctggatccttcatttttggaGGGTTTCTTCTCTTCAAAGGGCCACTACAACCTTCATGTTCCTCAATAGCTTTCTCTTCAAGATCTATCTCTTCTCCAAGATATTGCTTTATGCGCCTAGCATGGACATGAATTTGTTGAAGTGCTTCAGTCAATAGCATAATAATCTCCAtttgattgaagatttctctaaagGGCTCAcaattactttcttttctttcttctcctctAGGGTAAGGAAGATCACTctcatcttttttaattttctctttttctattttttttctcttccctcttctctttttcttcctatcctctattttctctaactcaacaatttctttttccactcCTTCCTCAACCATGCTCACAACAACCTTACAATCTTCTCTAGGGTTAAGTTAAGTATTAGccccaaattaatttttctctacgaCCTCCACCCTTTTGGATAACTGGCCAATTTgcgtctccaaattcctgaagttAGCTTCATTGCTCTTGTAATGGGAATCATACACCTTCAAAAAATTTTCGAActtttcatcaaaattgttCACTTTTTCAGCCAAAAGTGAAACCTATTGCCATAGTGGTGATTGTTGTGGTATGTTAAATTGGCCTCCAGTTTGTCCAGTTTGATTATTCTGACTTTGCCCAATGCTtgggtgattcttccaaccttggctgtAATTACCTTAATTGAAGTTACCCTGGCGGTATTGAAATTGGTTGTCCATGTAATTTGCTTCTTCTTGGGCCTCCTCtggaaaagcacattgaccattgatatggtcaccaccacaacgatcacaaagttgttgtgcctgcGAAACATTCTTCAATTCATTAGGTAGTTGAGCAATAGTTCTTGCCAGattctccaattgttgagttaAAAGTTTATTCTGTGCAAGCAATGCATCTTCAGTGCACAATTAAAGAACTCCCCTCTTTTGAACTGtcacgcccctttcactatgagtTTCATTCTCATTAGCCGCCATGCTTTCAATCAACTCATAGGCCTCCTCAACAGTCTTTCTCTTGATATTACCTCCAACTGAGACATCTAACATAAGCTTTGACCGTGtaccaagacctccaaggaacgtgAGAACCACGGTTATATCATCAAAACCGTGCACAGGCGTCTTCCTCAACAAGCTTTTAAATCTGTCCCACGCCTGgcctagggtttcctccatgccATGCCTAAAAAAAGATATCTCCATCTTTCCTTTATTGATtttagattgtggaaaatatttattcaagaaTTTTGCCACCACAACCTCCCAGGTAGTAAAGCTTCCTTCTAGAAAAGAATTCAGCCACagtttagcattgcctcccaatgagaaagaaaataagctAAGTTTAATTGTGTCATCCGGAACTCCGTTGATCTTCaccgtgttgcaaatctcattgaatgtggtgagatgatcatatggactttcatgtgaCAGTCCATTAaattggttgctttgcaccaaatGTATCAacgctggattcatcaccatgtttagTGCATTGTCCCTCGGCAttgcaatgttgttaaagtgTTGAGGGCCAACCACATTGGATGCATATCCTAGAGTGAGTCTAGGAGCTTCCTCCCCAGCATTGCAAGAGTCTCTTAGGAGAGGGGAATAATTCTCTATATGGCCTTCTAACTTTCTTCCCTCTCCTTCTACTTAATCCTTTAAGAAGaggttgttgatttttcttgctcctagtatgaattgcctcctgcatacacaagaaacaaaaccctaaaaaacacttttatataaaaacaaaacaaaaacgaaaacaaaaaaagtcaagtcaaattcaataaaaaatcacactactagaatagttaaactaatgagtccccggcaacggcgccaaaaacttgttgacactttagcaagtgtaccagatcgtatcaagggaaaaccaagcataacaCCCAGAAAACTCACTTTGACTTTCTTaatctctaacttaagcaattTACATGATTTCTAGCTAATTCTAaatcataaagggtgtgtttcaatatcaattttaagtatgaaaataacggtttttagaccgttatcagggCTCTCTAAATATAATTTCGATACTATTTGAGGATaactttgttttaattatatgattggCCTATaactatgtttgattttttcaaGTATGTTTTGAAGAAGTGTAACATgcttaatcaaaattaaaatgatataaaataatccattatttttctaaaacaaattttagaagAATTTGGAAAATGacttgaataaaaatttatttattttgttttcaattattctttttattttgaactactttaatttgacttatatttacacattactttttttttcttggatgaTTTTAATTTACTCTGATTTTTTCCAAACATGATTCGAATTCTTActcattttattcatttctgATTGATATATGCATTAATTTTTTCCTTCTAGGGTTTATTATTTAAGGTAATACAATTACATCAATTTATTAAgcatgaatttaattaatttaaataatgatactttaCAGAGCAACTTATTTTAGTTTACTCATATTTCATAATAGaattctatttaatttatttcaacttGACTTGTAACATGAAAAACTTctatgttaatatatttaaatatattttaacatttaaccacacataaatttttaataggAAGACAATTGGATCAATCTATACATAATCaaattaacacatttttttatttgatcatattaataaaattatttacaaaattttcattaattttcccttttttaatcatttatacttattttttatatttttaattaatataaatttatttttgttgtttttttggtATATAATCTCGAATAAAGACTAACGTTTGACGACatacatttaaacattatttttttttaatttgaaaactaGATGCGTGGCTATAAAAGGGTACACTCCTTGACTATATTTGACTTGGCTAAAAGTACAAGATtgtcataattatatattttctgcaattttatatttctccaagtactgtatttatttatatagcaTGTAATATGTAccacaattaatatatttgtaaagtATCATGAtggttcaaaatatttttcactgaaaatatttataactattattGTAACCCTAAACgtgtattaatattttacaaatttttgaaggaaatatattttatatttccatAATTAGTACATGTGTTCGTTCAACGGTAAGGTGCATTAAATGatgctaaattttaaaattcttgtggagataagtttttttttttttttataaattaaaaaaagaagttgCTTGGAACAGTGAAAAGGGTAGTcagaaaagaagagatgaatTCCGGCGGTCAGCAGGAAGGCCCCACCAAGCGGAAGTGGCGCGCAACACTTCCATCTTTCcacaattatttttgtttgaatgaattgatgggaaaatacaattaatgaaaaattgagGTCAGTTTTGCAAATCTCTTGATCCAAATAAAGTTTATGTTTCCTTTAAGACATAAACATCTGAAACTtggaataaaaaacataattacttAAAAGGTGATTACTTATAGACTATTTTGAGAAGAGAGTATTTGTCTTTTATCCCAGTGCTGCACGTGACTCTCTTTTCTCTCCAAGTCCAACAACATAGAATAGAACCTAGGAGTAGTTGTAATGGTAACACAACACTCACTTCTTTCTTCCGAATCCAGATCCCATATCGGTTAAAACAGATCCCTTCCATCCATGAttctatcttcttcttcttcttctccatgTCTTCCGCCCTTTTCATCattattttcttcctctacctcTTCAGACCCTGCAACACTCAAACTTGCTCTTCCaataacacaaacaaaaaccctaatccCTGCCCTCCCTTCTCCTCTCACCCACCTTTCCCTTTCTCCTCCACATCAGGCTGTGGCCACCCCTCCTTCCAGATAACCTGCGCCAGCCCCCATTCTTTAATCTCCATCAACAACCTCTCCTTCTCCATACTTTCCTACAACTCCAACACCTCCTCCATAACTCTCTCTCCTCACCCTCTCCCAACGCCCCACCCTAACTGCCCCTCCTTCCCCTCCATTCCTACCCGCTCCATCAACCTCTCCGCCACCCCTTTTCGTGTCTCAGCTGCCACCTGCTCTCGCCTCTCCTTCCTCCGCCCCTGCTCGCCGCCTTCCCTCCCCAACTGCTCTCACTGCCCCTCCCAATGCCACCTCATCAAAACTCCCTCTCACCTCCTCCCTGACTGCAGATCCACCCACCACTCTCCTCAGTACTCAGACTCCCCCTGCCTCACCGACATCCTCGGCTACCTCCAACTGTCCCTCAAGAACGGAATCCAACTCGATTGGGACCAAAGCCGTGACCCGTACTTCACTAACTGCACCGTCTGCCGCGCCAACAACGGCACCTGCGGGTTCAACTCCTCCTCCCAGAACAAACCATTCCTCTGCTTCCGCTACCGCTCCCAATCCACTCTCACCCCACCATGGATTCGCAAATTCAAACCGAACAAAATGGTCTTTTTCAGCACCGTCATCGCCATCACCTCCCTGCTTCTCCTTATCTCTGTAGCCACCGCCATCCTCCGCTCCGCCAGATCAAAGGCTTCCTCCGTCGCCACGCAGCAAGACCCCACCACACtcttcctccaccaccaccgctcTGCCAGTCTCCTGCCCCCGGTCTTCACCTACGACGACCTCGCTGCCGCTACCCACAACTTCGACCCCAAGCGGAAAATCGGGGACGGCGGGTTTGGGTCCGTCTACCTCGCGCAGCTCCGCGACGGTCGCCTTGCGGCGGTGAAGTACCTCCACCGCAACCACTCCTCCGCCGCTTTCTCTACCAAGTCCTTCTGTAACGAGATCCTCATCCTCTCCTCGATCCACCACGCGAACCTGGTGAAGCTCCACGGTTACTGTAGCGACCCGAGGGGGCTTCTCCTGGTCTACGATTACATCCCCAACGGAACCCTGGCGGAGCATTTGCACCACCGCAAAGGATCTCTGACGTGGCAGGTGAGGCTCGACATCGCGCTACAAACGGCGTTAGTGATGGAGTATCTTCACTTCTCGGTGGTTCCACCGGTCGTACACAGAGACATCACGTCGTCGAATATTTTCGTGGAGAGGGATATGAGGATCAAGGTGGGAGATTTCGGGTTGTCGCGGCTTCTGGTGGTGCAGGACACGACGTCTTCTTCGAACGGGTTTGTTTGGACCGGGCCTCAAGGAACACCGGGCTATCTGGACCCAGATTACCACCGCTCGTTCCGGTTGACCGAGAAGAGCGACGTCTACAGTTTCGGAGTCGTGTTGTTGGAGCTTATCTCGGGAAAGAAAGCGGTGGATCAGAGCAGAGACAAGCGCGAAATGGCGCTTGCGGATTTGGTTGTTTCCAGGATCCAGATGGGGCAGCTCCACCAAGTTCTGGATCCGGTCTTTAAACTCGGCGACAGCGATGGAGTCGCCGCCGTCGCAGAACTTGCATTCCGCTGCGTGGCGGCGGATAAGGACGACCGGCCGGATTCAAGGGAGGTGGTGGAGGAGCTGCGGCGGGTGCGGAGTCGGACGGCGGCGGCAAAGGAGTGAAATAAAGAGTGATTGTTTATTATGGGGCCGTGTGGTGATGTGGAGTTTGACTGCGAAGTTGCACTTGTGTCGGACGGCAACGTTGACTTGACCCCACCCAAACCATGATGAGTTGTTTTTTTGaaagttaatttgttattatggaATTGAACGCACgagggtttttatttttattctattctctGTTTGGTTAAGTAACGTCAAAGGGTGGAAAATGTCAGTTATCCCGTACCGGTACGGTTGTGGCAACTTACCCAAATTCAGCTTAATAGTCAATAGTGTCTATGTAACGTCTACCACTCACTTAGTGCTACCTCACACAGTAAATATACCATatcttttatcacttttttgCATACTACATTTTTTCAACGCTTTCCTTTTATTTGAGATAATCAACTACTATGGGTTTGACGTGGAAGTTCTACATTGGTGAAGTTCGGTTAAAAAGTCTTCTAAGAACTTTTTTTGCCGACTATGTCAACCTACAAATCACTACTCAGCACCATCTTTCTTTTCCGTGATCAGCGTTTCGAAATTAGAGGTTTCATAACACCGGCCATGGGCCCACCTTTTGGTTTTTCCTACAACCTTAATCAATGCGAAGTTGCTTATTCCCCACCTCGGGAGTCTCATCCAACACATAATGTCACCAATCTTTTAGGTCATGTTCTGGTAAAAGTTAAGAACTTCCGATCGTTTGTTTTCGAATCATTCGCAGACACTCACGAATCCTATCAAAATTTACAAGATAATTTGTGTTGAGAATAAAAGTACAGTATTTGAGTTTCTTAATTTACGTCCAGACATACACGAATTTATGGTAAAAGGAAGCGTATGTATGGATGTCTTTTATGGATTATGtttcacttaattttttatgctATTTTACCCAATGAAGTATTGTATTTTGGCATGGTAaatatacatacacatacaaAAGAACCGGTCACGATTCGGTTCTATGATTATTCCCTCAGTTAAAGTAACGATTCTCCAAAgaaatggctttctcgttcgcagTTTTTTCTTCTGGTTTGTTAGCTAATTTGTATCCCCTctcctgaaaaataaaatcgtaATTCAAACTCATAAAGGTTAAAATGCTCTAAAACCATAACTACAATGGTTAAAGACAAAACAGCACGTACTAGTAGACGCCACAAGTAGGGGACCCCATCTCTTTTCTTGATTTGCTTCTCCAGCACTTCGATTGCTGTGATGGATTTCATCATAATAGTTAGAGAAGAAGATTCGTGGGTTTCAATATCATAGAAAAAGCTCGAGATTTTACCCTTCAACGCTTTTCCAGTATTCAGCAACATGTTGTACCAAACTTCATTGAATACGTCCACCTGTTCATCAGATGCCCCAATGACCTTCACAACAATGTAATTGATATTTTGTTAGGTTGCAAAATCAACAAAGGTGAGGCCACAGTACATAAAAGTAGCTTATCGGTCGAACCTTATAATCAGTGGCATCAAAATCTGGATCAAGTAAATCCAGTCCATGTTTCTCATCTCCCATTCCGTACGCATAAAGTGCTTCTGCAAGCTGATTTCAATTTAAGatacaaaatatttagttaatgaGAACACTGTTAAAAGCAAAAACAGTAGTACAAAACTATGCAGCTGTATATTTAAAGCAGTTATGTATTGCTTGGAAGCAATCTGTTTGAAGTATGAACATGACAAACTACTGTTAGGCCACAAATAgtttatctctatttttttcaactCCCTGCAGAATGCCATACAGTGGATCAACTTTCTTAAATGATACATTTCCTTTTCTGTAACTTACAGGTTAAGGCTGTATGAGACAAAATTGCTTGTGTTAAAACGAGTGCAACAAAGCATGATGTTATTGCGTTGCCCCGCAGAATAAAGAGTTTAAGTTATGAACTAGACAGCTATCTAaagaaatttttatatgttCATGGAAGCAGCTACTGAAGCATACCATCATTCCTCTCTTCATTCTTTGTTGCTTCTTTTTAGTCATCCTCAAAAACCTACAATAAGATAACATGAATATATCACAACTCATGCAACATTGTATCTCAATTGCTTTACGCAAAATATAACACTTCCACCTGCTTTTTAAGCCCTTTAGAAGATCTTCTGCTTTAGAAACTTCTCCAGCCTTTGCCAAAGTCCAAAGTATCAAGACATCAAAGTGCCACTCTATATGCCAGTTTGCCTgaacatttaattaatatacatCCATGAAATGCGTAAGAAACTTACAGTGAATATCCTTGAATGAAAGTTTCCCGACAAGATAATTGATCAAGTGCTCAAAATCCGTCTCAAAAATCATCACTAAAAAACACAAAGTCATTTAAAAACAGAAAGTTCATTCAATCTCATGTTCTATATGTAATGTATTTTTCGTTCAAGTTGTAAACTGGAAGTTTCACCAGATTAATGTCAAATCTGGTGTAAGTTTTAATACATAGAAAGAGAATACAGTTAATTAACCTAACAAAAAGTGAACTAGAATACAAAACTCGGaccaatatatatacatattccTTTGCATACTGTGTCATACAATATTACCTTTTCCTTGATTCCATATAACACGTAGAGTGTATCTTAACTTACTTCATTAGTTAGACATTCAGCAAGCAACCTGAGACGATCACCATAGATATCCAATTCTCCTCGTACATACAACCGCAGAAGCAGACCAGCAGCATTTAAGTAAACCTGTATTCCGAGATATTAGAACTtatgagaaaaggaagaaagcaaGACACTACTGGTAAAGAAAAAAGCTTATGAAATCACATACCTCTGCCTTCATAGAATCATCTTTGTCTAGCTCCTTCCATATATAATTGTCATATATCTCTAACACTCTTTGTGTAGGAGCATTACCCTCTAAGTAACAAACGGCTGCATGCCACCAATTGTGTGTCAACCTGAAAGAACGAAGTTTCTTTAGCTGATTAATAGAAAATTAGACAAAACCATGGTTGAATGAATAAAGTTCTTACATGAAAGATGAAGCAGAACACCACGATGATGAACATTCTTCCATGAACTTAACAGCTTCTCTAAAACAACACTTGTACTGAAGCACATGGCATAACTGCgtaacaaaattcaattattacaCTAACATAggacaaaaatataatttatggaAATTTCTTGTTACAACTTATTTCTCAATTGACAGTATCAGATGTTTATAAATTGTGACTTCATTATGCCTAAACTAAAGCTTGAGATAATTCCCTAATCAATGGTTAATTGATAGATTTTTCTCTAAACCTccacttttctttttgcttaCATTATTACATAGCAGAGGAGAAAGCTTAAGCTTGTTTTGTCATGTAAGTAAAGAGAATAAGTTAAGGtttattaaaaatctttatTGTTAAGTAGAAAACTGGAAAGATAATAATAAGTACATCTACTCAAGATAGAGTGAATATTCccatatttaataattacattgACCTACAGCATGCTGTGACCAAATGTCTTCCTTATTGATCTCAA
Proteins encoded:
- the LOC106777702 gene encoding tetratricopeptide repeat protein 38, whose protein sequence is MEESVKLDMWGYQVATSSQACVSAINSYYHQVLIYGRERSVILEAVAHDNHCVLANILAAHFLYSPDYSRALTCLHAAQSHLDQATLYEKLVFDTISYLLSEDRDDDVALQLHSNLLKEFPRDLVSLKRAQVLCFYMGQPGLSLSLIQQVLPQNEGQNYIYGMLAFPLLELGQMEEAEKAASRGFEINKEDIWSQHALCHVLQYKCCFREAVKFMEECSSSWCSASSFMLTHNWWHAAVCYLEGNAPTQRVLEIYDNYIWKELDKDDSMKAEVYLNAAGLLLRLYVRGELDIYGDRLRLLAECLTNEANWHIEWHFDVLILWTLAKAGEVSKAEDLLKGLKSRFLRMTKKKQQRMKRGMMLAEALYAYGMGDEKHGLDLLDPDFDATDYKVIGASDEQVDVFNEVWYNMLLNTGKALKAIEVLEKQIKKRDGVPYLWRLLERGYKLANKPEEKTANEKAISLENRYFN
- the LOC106776812 gene encoding uncharacterized protein LOC106776812, which codes for MEIIMLLTEALQQIHVHARRIKQYLGEEIDLEEKAIEEHEGCSGPLKRRNPPKMKDPGGLTIPCTIGNVKIGKALLDSRSSINLMPLSMLKKIGGLTLKLTNISSVVVDGSSKKLYDVVEDVVIRIESLEFLVDFVVIEMKEDDRILVILGRSFMKMAKVVISVYYGVIMLKDQEEKVIYNLSK
- the LOC106777701 gene encoding LEAF RUST 10 DISEASE-RESISTANCE LOCUS RECEPTOR-LIKE PROTEIN KINASE-like 1.5 — protein: MSSALFIIIFFLYLFRPCNTQTCSSNNTNKNPNPCPPFSSHPPFPFSSTSGCGHPSFQITCASPHSLISINNLSFSILSYNSNTSSITLSPHPLPTPHPNCPSFPSIPTRSINLSATPFRVSAATCSRLSFLRPCSPPSLPNCSHCPSQCHLIKTPSHLLPDCRSTHHSPQYSDSPCLTDILGYLQLSLKNGIQLDWDQSRDPYFTNCTVCRANNGTCGFNSSSQNKPFLCFRYRSQSTLTPPWIRKFKPNKMVFFSTVIAITSLLLLISVATAILRSARSKASSVATQQDPTTLFLHHHRSASLLPPVFTYDDLAAATHNFDPKRKIGDGGFGSVYLAQLRDGRLAAVKYLHRNHSSAAFSTKSFCNEILILSSIHHANLVKLHGYCSDPRGLLLVYDYIPNGTLAEHLHHRKGSLTWQVRLDIALQTALVMEYLHFSVVPPVVHRDITSSNIFVERDMRIKVGDFGLSRLLVVQDTTSSSNGFVWTGPQGTPGYLDPDYHRSFRLTEKSDVYSFGVVLLELISGKKAVDQSRDKREMALADLVVSRIQMGQLHQVLDPVFKLGDSDGVAAVAELAFRCVAADKDDRPDSREVVEELRRVRSRTAAAKE